One genomic window of Cytophagia bacterium CHB2 includes the following:
- a CDS encoding Hsp20/alpha crystallin family protein → MSIVRWSPVRDMLNMQADMNRLFGTMFDRDSYETSLGRGDWNPVVDITETADEYQVTAELPGLNKDDVKISYEGGVVTIRGEKKQEKEDKNRNYHRVERSFGMFERSFRLPTQIDVNKIEAKFKDGILGLRLPKSEEARPKEIPIKIS, encoded by the coding sequence ATGTCAATCGTACGTTGGAGTCCGGTTCGCGACATGCTGAACATGCAAGCGGATATGAATCGCCTGTTCGGCACTATGTTTGATCGTGATTCATATGAAACCTCGCTGGGGCGCGGCGACTGGAACCCGGTAGTCGACATTACCGAAACGGCAGACGAATATCAAGTGACGGCGGAGCTGCCCGGCCTCAACAAAGATGATGTCAAGATCAGCTATGAGGGCGGCGTGGTCACGATTCGCGGAGAGAAGAAGCAAGAAAAAGAGGACAAGAACAGGAACTATCATCGCGTCGAAAGAAGCTTTGGCATGTTCGAGCGTTCCTTCCGCTTGCCGACCCAGATCGACGTGAACAAAATCGAGGCCAAGTTCAAAGACGGTATCCTGGGTCTGCGCCTGCCCAAATCGGAAGAAGCGCGTCCCAAGGAAATCCCGATCAAGATCAGCTAA
- a CDS encoding zinc ribbon domain-containing protein: MPIYVYRCLACDNPHEALQKFSDPVLTECPACGGPLQKQFTPEVGLSFKGSGFYITDYVKNKNSEKFAFREPEKAKSASPA; this comes from the coding sequence ATGCCGATTTATGTGTATCGTTGCCTCGCTTGTGACAACCCGCACGAAGCCTTGCAGAAATTTTCCGATCCGGTTTTGACCGAATGCCCTGCGTGCGGCGGACCGCTGCAAAAGCAATTCACGCCGGAAGTGGGGCTCAGCTTCAAAGGCAGCGGATTTTATATCACGGATTACGTGAAAAATAAGAACAGCGAAAAATTCGCTTTCCGTGAGCCGGAAAAAGCAAAAAGTGCGTCCCCGGCCTGA
- a CDS encoding MATE family efflux transporter: protein MIETNFQNNPIEPGAVAISRDPSKPGPLRRLWADLREAIAGSEQDFTEGHLGRAILLLSVPMVLEMVMESVFAVVDVFFVARLGADAVATVGLTESVITLVYSIAIGLSMAITAMVARRIGEKDSAGATVAAVQALALGVLASLPIAVIGIFLAPDILRLMGASPGIVANGSGYMAVMLGGNITIMLIFLINAIFRGAGDAAIAMRSLWLANLINCVLDPCFIFGWGPFPEMGVTGAAVATNIGRGVGVLYQLYALFYGKSRIQIQGAQFRLDFEVMWRLVRVSLGGIFQFLVATASWLGLVRIVAIFGSAALAGYTIALRIIVFALLPSWGMSNAAATLVGQNLGADKPGRAERSVWFTGLCNVIFLGLVTIVFVVFAEPLVYLFTRDSEVVPFAVDCLRYVSYGYIFYAFGMVMVQAFNGAGDTVTPTIINLCCYWLFQIPLAYGLALPFDFGARGVFAAITIAESTLAVVAVLVFRRGKWKERKI from the coding sequence ATGATCGAGACGAATTTTCAAAATAATCCCATTGAACCCGGCGCCGTGGCAATTTCGCGTGATCCCTCGAAGCCCGGGCCGCTGAGGCGATTGTGGGCTGATTTGCGCGAAGCGATTGCCGGCTCGGAACAGGATTTCACCGAAGGCCATCTCGGCCGCGCCATTTTGCTGCTTTCGGTTCCGATGGTGCTTGAGATGGTGATGGAATCGGTTTTTGCGGTGGTTGACGTTTTCTTTGTTGCGCGTTTGGGCGCGGATGCCGTGGCCACTGTTGGCCTCACCGAGTCTGTCATTACTCTCGTGTATTCCATCGCGATTGGCTTGAGCATGGCCATCACGGCCATGGTGGCGCGCCGCATCGGCGAGAAGGATTCCGCCGGCGCCACGGTGGCGGCCGTGCAAGCCCTGGCGCTCGGCGTGTTGGCTTCCTTGCCGATTGCGGTCATTGGAATTTTCTTGGCACCGGACATCCTGCGGCTGATGGGCGCTTCACCGGGCATTGTTGCCAACGGCTCGGGTTACATGGCTGTCATGTTGGGCGGAAATATAACGATCATGTTGATCTTCTTGATCAACGCCATCTTCCGCGGGGCCGGGGATGCTGCCATTGCCATGCGATCACTTTGGCTTGCCAACCTCATCAACTGTGTACTCGATCCGTGCTTCATCTTCGGCTGGGGGCCGTTTCCGGAAATGGGTGTGACCGGCGCAGCCGTTGCAACCAATATTGGCAGAGGCGTCGGCGTGCTTTATCAATTGTATGCCCTGTTTTACGGCAAGAGTCGCATTCAAATTCAGGGCGCGCAGTTCCGCCTGGATTTTGAGGTGATGTGGCGCCTGGTGCGCGTTTCGCTGGGCGGCATTTTTCAATTTCTGGTGGCCACGGCAAGCTGGCTGGGGCTGGTGCGCATCGTCGCGATTTTCGGCAGCGCCGCGCTTGCGGGCTACACGATTGCGCTTCGCATCATTGTGTTTGCGCTTTTGCCCTCGTGGGGCATGAGTAACGCGGCCGCGACATTGGTGGGGCAAAATCTCGGCGCCGATAAACCCGGGCGTGCGGAACGCTCCGTTTGGTTCACCGGCCTTTGCAATGTGATTTTTCTCGGCTTGGTTACGATTGTTTTTGTCGTCTTCGCCGAACCGTTGGTGTATCTCTTTACCCGAGATTCGGAGGTGGTGCCGTTTGCAGTGGACTGCCTCCGCTATGTCAGTTACGGCTACATCTTTTATGCATTCGGCATGGTGATGGTGCAAGCCTTCAACGGCGCCGGCGATACCGTGACCCCGACGATCATCAATCTGTGCTGTTACTGGTTGTTTCAAATACCGTTGGCCTACGGCCTGGCTCTGCCGTTCGATTTTGGCGCGCGCGGCGTGTTTGCGGCGATCACGATTGCAGAGTCAACCCTGGCCGTCGTGGCTGTGCTGGTTTTTCGGCGGGGAAAATGGAAAGAACGGAAGATTTGA
- the ftcD gene encoding glutamate formimidoyltransferase, which yields MLIMISPMHFNEMRRPFEHIARNNMQKIVECVPNFSEGRDKSLIKKITDQIEAVRGVQLLDVDPGESTNRTVVTFIGDPEAVQEAAFRAVQTAAELIDMSQHHGEHARMGATDVLPFVPVAHVTMEECAEMARRVGRRIGEELGIPVYLYESAASRPERRNLATVRAGEYEGLPQKLADPNWQPDFGPAQFHRKSGATAVGAREFLIAYNIDLNTTDRRYATDIAYELRERGRYKRIGNISPFYYKGEQVYFGADKFPCGNCEFVAKSFEELAAHYKQNYGGDLYARYQSLGMDVNNLVGMPVYADGKFAHVKAVGWVVEAYQRAQISINLTNYKISPPHLVLEEARKLAAQRGIVITGSEIVGVVPFAAMLEAGKFYLKRMRKSTGIPVHDVLETAAQSMGVRDVAEFDIDKKIIGIPKMDGPLAKQKVVDFVDEVSRDTPAPGGGSIAALAGSLGAALAAMVANVSNGKGEFDAKYEDICDLAEQAQRVKDDLLRAVDEDTAAFNAVLEAMRLPKDTPQQQQARATAMREGYKSAARVPLRTAEHCREALQLCLRAAHLGNKAVMSDAGVGALMAFAGLQGAIYNVRINLPNTKSPDFIAEMSATLDTLLQGGKAICEQVQQEVEKSLS from the coding sequence ATGCTGATCATGATTTCGCCGATGCATTTCAATGAAATGCGCCGGCCCTTTGAACACATTGCGAGGAACAATATGCAAAAAATTGTCGAATGTGTCCCGAATTTTTCCGAAGGCCGGGACAAAAGCCTGATCAAGAAAATCACCGATCAAATCGAAGCGGTGCGCGGCGTGCAACTGCTCGACGTTGATCCGGGAGAAAGCACGAATCGCACAGTCGTGACGTTTATCGGCGATCCGGAAGCGGTGCAGGAAGCCGCGTTTCGCGCCGTCCAAACCGCAGCGGAGTTGATTGATATGTCGCAGCATCACGGCGAACACGCGCGCATGGGCGCAACCGATGTCTTGCCGTTTGTGCCGGTGGCACATGTGACAATGGAAGAATGCGCCGAAATGGCGCGCCGCGTCGGCAGGCGCATCGGCGAAGAGCTGGGCATTCCGGTTTATCTTTATGAATCCGCTGCCAGCCGGCCTGAGCGCAGGAATCTCGCCACCGTGCGCGCCGGTGAATACGAGGGGTTGCCGCAAAAGTTGGCGGATCCCAACTGGCAACCGGATTTTGGCCCGGCGCAATTCCACCGCAAAAGCGGCGCGACTGCGGTGGGCGCGCGCGAGTTTTTGATTGCCTACAACATCGATTTGAATACAACCGATCGCCGGTACGCGACCGACATTGCCTATGAATTGCGCGAGCGCGGCCGCTACAAGCGCATCGGCAACATCTCGCCGTTTTATTACAAAGGCGAGCAGGTTTATTTTGGCGCGGACAAATTTCCCTGCGGCAATTGCGAATTCGTGGCGAAATCATTTGAGGAGTTGGCGGCGCATTATAAACAAAATTATGGCGGTGATCTTTATGCACGTTACCAATCACTGGGCATGGACGTCAACAATCTCGTGGGCATGCCGGTTTACGCCGACGGCAAGTTCGCGCACGTGAAGGCAGTGGGCTGGGTGGTGGAAGCTTACCAACGCGCGCAGATTTCCATCAACCTCACCAATTACAAAATCTCGCCACCGCACCTGGTTTTGGAGGAGGCGCGCAAACTCGCTGCGCAACGCGGCATTGTCATCACCGGCTCGGAAATCGTGGGCGTTGTGCCATTTGCCGCGATGCTCGAGGCCGGCAAATTTTATTTGAAGCGCATGCGCAAATCCACCGGCATTCCGGTGCATGACGTGCTGGAGACCGCAGCACAATCCATGGGCGTGCGTGATGTGGCAGAGTTTGACATTGACAAAAAGATCATCGGCATTCCGAAAATGGACGGCCCGCTGGCCAAACAAAAGGTTGTGGATTTCGTTGACGAAGTTTCGCGCGACACACCGGCTCCGGGCGGCGGTTCGATTGCGGCATTGGCCGGCAGTCTGGGCGCAGCGCTGGCCGCAATGGTGGCAAATGTCTCGAACGGCAAGGGCGAGTTTGATGCGAAGTATGAAGATATTTGTGATCTCGCGGAGCAAGCACAACGCGTCAAGGACGATTTATTGCGCGCGGTCGATGAAGATACCGCAGCATTTAACGCTGTGCTTGAAGCCATGCGCCTGCCGAAGGATACGCCGCAGCAACAGCAAGCGCGCGCGACTGCAATGCGTGAAGGTTACAAATCCGCGGCGCGCGTGCCGTTGCGCACGGCCGAGCATTGCCGGGAGGCCTTGCAGCTTTGTTTGCGCGCCGCGCATCTGGGCAACAAAGCCGTGATGAGCGACGCGGGTGTAGGCGCATTGATGGCTTTTGCCGGCTTGCAGGGCGCGATTTACAATGTGCGCATCAATCTGCCTAACACGAAATCACCGGACTTTATCGCGGAAATGAGCGCGACCCTTGATACGCTTTTGCAAGGCGGCAAGGCCATCTGCGAACAAGTGCAACAAGAGGTTGAGAAAAGCTTGAGCTGA